In the Candidatus Dependentiae bacterium genome, TCTTTGCAGTGCGTTCTTGTCGACGCGCACGGCGTGCCTTGCGCTCTTCTTCTTTACGCATACGGCGATCTTCATGAGCCCATGCGTTGTGCTCTTTTTCTTCAGCTTTCTTAAGCGCTTTTTCTTGACGTGCACGCTCACGATCGCTTCCAAAAGAGTCAACTCCTCGTCGAGACTTTTGAAAAGCCTCAACATCTTGTTCTATTGCTTTACTCTTTTTTTTCTGAACAGAAGGTCTTGACTCCTGTTGTTGTAAATCACTTACATATTCCTGCTCTGCTTGCGCAACCAGGGTTATTTCTTCATCAGAGAGCTCTTGCTCAAATGATCCCAATGGCTCGTCATATTCATGGCCGGCAACCAATGTTCCGCTTATAAGCAGAGCAGCCACGCTGACTTTCAACACGATTCTTTTCATAACATCATCCTCTTTTAGCTACGTGTACCATCTGGCTTAATGACAAAACTCTTGCCGCTAGCATCGCGCCCGCTAACGATAACAGAAGGCACTTGACCAGATTCTCCAAGAATGACATCTCCATCTTTCAGCGGCACACTGATACCAAGAACAGTTCTCAATATTTTTGTTGTTCCTGATGCATTAAGAAAGAGTGTACTGTCTTTTAGAGTTGGAGATTGTTGAACAAACAACTCACACAACTCTTCACTGGTAAGTTGTTTATCATAAGAAAAAACATCTTCAACCGTACGAATATTGAAGCGACCGGTAAAGCCTCTGTAGGTACCACCAGTTTGTGATGCTGGACGTCCAACAAATTCAACTAAGCCTGATCCTGCAATTTGACCATTAACCGCACGCCATGTAAAAGTATGGCCTGTTCCAACTATAGAAGTTGTAGGGTTTAATAAATCAGGGTCAACTGCGTTGAGTCCGAGACGGAACATTCCATCATTAAAGAAGGAACCACCGTTACCAAAACTCAAGATTTGCAAGTTACCACGTTTGAGTGTCGATTGAGGATTTGGTCCAAGAACAGCAGGGCCTTGAGCATTAATTTCAAGAACACCTTTTCTGCCAATGAATAAGCGACCACAATCTTCAAAGACAAGTGCTTCGGTTCCACCATGGAAACCAAGTCGTGCGGGACCGCCACCAATCACACCGCTTTCATCATCAATTCGTACTTCGCTGCAACCATTAACACAGAACTTGATGTCATCTTGTTTGACATCGTTTCCAATGGCAAGAAGTGATGGCTTATTAAGCACAAGCTTTGATGCATTAAAGAATCCAATAAAGCCAATTCCGCCTATTTGTGCGGTAGCACCATGTTCAAGTGTTAAAAGAGCGCCATTATCAAAGATGAGCCGTGGTCGCTGAAGAATTGTTTGATCTTGGAATACCCTTGTAGGAATTACTCCATCATCACCTTTAAGAATTGAGCAGTCTGGTTTTCCGACAGGAATAATCTCTGCTTGCACCGTTCCACCAAAAGTGAAGCCCGCACCATCAGCAAAAATTACCTCCCCGGCACCTTCAAAACGCAATTCACATCCCTCAGGCAATCCCAAACTCGCATCTTTAGGAAGATGAATGGTAGGTATTATTGCTTGGTCACCACTGTTTTCAAACTCAATAGTAAGTTCACTGTTCTTTTCAAAACAGAAGCCCTCACTCAAAACCATGTTATGCGTTACCTTAAGCCTGTTGTCTTTACCTCGAATATTCATAAAGTGGCTTGGGCCAAACGTAACATTTTGCGTCCCTTGATTAACAAAAGAGTTTCCTTCAAGCGTAATATTTGTAGGAGCTGTACCAAGGGTAAAGTTAGTTATGCCACCATTGCGAAGGCGCACATTACCAACAACACTCGATGAGGCATCAAATGTTGCATTTTCATACGTTTGATCAAAACTTGCTGGAATATTTGGGCAAGCAACAACTGTATTGCGTGGAGTTTGTTTTTGTTGTTTTCCTGCAGGCTTACGAATATCAACATGATCTGCTGTTTCATGATCATCTGGGAGCTTAAGCGCTTGGTCATCTACATTTGATGCTTCGCTCTTAAGGGTCTGTTCAAGCAACTCATCAAGTTCACGTTTTTTTCGACGACCATTTTGTTTCTTTTTACCAAGAGGTCGAAGATTTTCAGCGGTTAACTGATCGAGTATCGCTTGTTCATTTTCCTGGAACATCTCTCGTTCACGTTCGCGAGCAAGATGAAGAGCTGTTACCGGAACTTTACCATAAAATGCTCTGTTCAGCGGCGAACGAATGAAGCTTGGGTCAATCTTCTGACCAAATAACTCAATTGCTTCAAGCCTAAATTCGGTCGAAGACTGCTTAATTGGGTTATCCAAAATTTCAAGTCGTTTACAATTGATCAGCGATTGATCATCTACAATAAAGGCATTTCCATGTATGTTACGCACCGAGATTGATAGATCATCAAAGAAGACGCCTGCAACTCCCAATTCAGAAGTAACAAACAAACCTGGATTTCCAGATAAGACCACTAATGGGTTGCCCGAGGTAACACCAGGTCTTTCAACAACTGGATCAGTGAATGCACTCTTAATATGTAACGCATTGCATGGGCAATCGCCAAAGAGTATTGATCCTGAAATTCTCAAACTATCTTTGAGAAGAACCATGTCGTTATCGACTGTTTCTACAACAAAGTTCATGTCGGTATCAACATCAATATCAACAGCCGCTTCACCACTTAAAGCTATTGCTCCTGCAATTTCTGAATCAAGATGAGTGATTGCACCAAGACCATTAAGCTCCACTGATTGAAGAAGCAAGGTATTATCTTGCAAATCAAGCAATGTTGCTAATGCTGGATTAATCGATCTGAAGGAAATTTTCTTACGTCCTGAGAGGCCTCGTAAGGTGAAAATGTTAAATCCTGTCTCATCAACTAATTTAATAAAGTTTGTTGAGAAGGTAACGTTTTCACTAAATTCCCAGGCAACAGAGTGTTCAATGTTAACACGAGCACCTGTTCTGAAATCGAAAGTTGTATCGTTAATGCGAGAGAAATTAATATTTCTCAGACAGAGCGTTACATTTTCTGAAATAATAAATTGTGGTTTCTTGGTATTTGCAAAGTAAATGGTTTGACCACATCCATCAAGGCAGATGTTTGCATCAATTCTAATAACCTGATTACATGCAACAAATATGCTATTATTTAATGTCACTGTTGTGGTAATTGGACCAGAGAAAAGACAGCTATCACTACCAAGGACTGCAACTAATGATTTATCTGCGATTTCTTTAATAGTTCCTGTTCCAAGCAACTCCAATGTTCCACCGGAAATATTGGCAAGAACGTTTGAGTTATTCCAAATATGGCTAATAAATACTGGTAACGGCGGACGTAAAGCACCCAAAGCACCGCAATCCTGATTTGGCACATCAAGCCAAAGCGTTGTGCGGTCAACCGTTAATTTTGCTTGTTGATCAAAAATAAGATCATTTTCTTTAAGAACAAATGTTGTTACACCGTCAACGTAAATGCCACCAGTTGTAAAATTATAGGTGGTATCAAATTCAAAGAAAACATTTGAGGTACGAATAGATGCGGTTGGTCCACCAAGAACAATTTGACCTAACGAACCATTTCCCAATCCTCTAATATAGAGATCGTTAATATAAAGAAGACTGTCATTTGGAACAACAAGTTGACCACCCTGAGAAAGATCAAGAACTGCACCGTTTCCTTGTAAGTTATTCGTTCCAAGGAAAGTCCATCGACCACTAAGTGCAACACTTCCAGTCAAGTTCATATCAGTTGCTGAATCAAAGTGAAGTGATGATGACCATGGTTTTGAATAAAAGCCACCAAGACCAAGCGTGCGACGATTGAGCTTTATAGTCCCTGGACCATTAAGCTGTGTATCATCCGCTAAATCTAAATCATCATCAAGCTTAAGGATACCACCTGTTAAGTTAATATCATTATTAAGCTTATTTTGAATTGCAATGGTAAGTGTTGTCGTTGAATCATTAAGATTGATTGGGTTTGCAAAAAGAGGCTGACCCTCTAAGCGATTATCGGCTCCAAACACGGTCAACTGATGAATAACAGTTCCCGGTTCAACTTTGAAACGTCCGTTGCCACGAAGCTCGAGGCTGTCATTTCCTGTTGGCACGTACGTTGCAGTCATGATTACTTCAGTGCCATTATTTTCAAGAATCCCATCAGAGAAGAGAAAATCATTCCCTTCTACGGATGCTCCTTGCTTGGTTACTAAAGTACCATCAACTTCAAAGTTTGATGACGACACATTAAGGCGACCCTTGTTCCCTACTTTGAGGGCGGCATCTCGACTGCTAAAATTTATTCGGCAGAATACCGAATCTACTGAACTCAGCAAAGTGCCAAAGAGTACAAGCGTATGTAACGCTCTCTTCATTCTACTCCCTTCCTTTTTTTCAGGCAGTAATTTACTACGTACCTTTACTCTCCTTTATCTTTCAGCACAGGCAGCTTCTTTCCAAAAAAAGAAGTGCCTTTCTCCTCATAATGCTGAACTTTGATTCTAGTCACCGCTTTTATCTTTGTAAAGATTTACAAAAATTTTATCTAGATTCTGATTGCTTTTTATCATATTCTTTTTTCTTATATTTTTTTTCTTCATTGAATCAGAGCCATGGCTGCATCAATTTCGCTTTTTACTTTATATGCAGAAGCTTTAAAAAATTTTTGCTCTTGTTCATCCAAGTCAATTTCTAATCGCTGACAAATTCCACCACGACGAACAATAGTCGGAACACTCAAAAAAACATCTTGCACTCCCGCATAATGGTCTAGATAGGTTGAAACCGTAAAAGCGCGTGATTGATCACGCAAAATTGCTTTAACAATTTTACAAACGACAAGAGCAATAGCGTAACTTGTCGAACCTTTTTTTGAAATAATTTCATACGCGGCGCTTTTTGTTTTTTCATACAAATTGGTAAGACTTTCTAAAGAATATCCAGGCAATTGGTCAAGCTGTACGCCTGCAATTTGAGCGCGACTCCACCATACAAATTCTGAATCACCATGCTCACCCAAAATTGAAGCGGTGATATCTTTTGGGCTTATACTAAAATATTGCCCCATTAAATATCGTAATCGAGCTGTATCAAGAACTGTTCCTGTGCCAAATACTTGGCATGGTGAAAGTCCTGAAAGTTTCCAAGTAACATAAGTCAGAACATCCAGAGGATTAGTAACAACCAGCAATATTGCCTGATCATTATACCTAACTATTTCTGGGATGATTTTTTTGAAGAGCTTTGTATTTGCTTCAAGTAAATCGGTTCGTGTTTGATGAGGTGCTTGCGCCATCCCCGCAGAAATTACAATAACTGCGGCGTCTTTAACAAGCTCAAAAGAATCACTTGCGGTGATAGTAGTCTGCTGAGTGAACTGCATACAATGAGCAAGATCTAACGCCTCACCTTCAACTTTATTTTTATTGATATCAATGAGTGCAATTTCAGAAGCTACCCCATCAAGCATAAGCGCATATGCTGTTGTGCTTCCAACAAATCCCGCACCAATAATAGCAACTTTTGTTGATGGCCGACATGGACTTTTACACTGCATACAGACGCTCCCTCCTACGATACTATTCTTAACAAGTCCCTTTACGCATATTAAACATAAAGAAAATCAAGCGATCTAATATTTTAAGCAATATAATTATCAAATCTATTTTTTATAATTAGGAAGAGTCTACTGAATGAAATAAAAAATATTCAACAGAATGAATACGATAGCCCAGAAAAGGCCCAGGGATGAGGCTTATACAAAAAATAAATGCACCACAGTGTAACCTGTGGTGCATACTTTTCACGTTGGAAAAATGATATCTTTATTAAGAGATCAAACCCATTCAAGACGTGCAATTGGCGCAGTATCGCTCTCGCGTCTGCCAAGTGGAATTACTCGAGTGTAACCACCTGGGCGGTCGATGTATCGAGGAGCAATTTCCTTGATCATCTTGACTACCGCTGTGCTGCTGTAAGGCAACATGCTTTTAACACGACGAATGGTATTGAAATCATATCCCTTACGGGAGATGGTAACAATTTTTTCAACAATTTTTTGAACTTCTTTAACGCGAGGCTTTGTTGTTTGCAAAGAACCATAGTTAATCAAATGAATAACTTGGTTTCTCAACAAAGCTTTTCGATGAGCTGATTTAAGATTTAATTTTTTTCGTCCATTTTGATGCATCATTTGGCACCGCCTTCTTGTTCTTTAATAGCTTTCTTGAGGTCTAATTCTTTTACATTCATACCAAGATGTAAACCAAACGCCGACAAAATCTCTTTTACCTCACGCAATGATTTGCGACCAAAGTTTTTAATTTTGAGCACATCTTCATCAGTCAAATTGACTAAGTCGATAACACGCTTGATTCCTGCTCCAATTAAACAATTGTGAGCACGAACTGAAAATTCAAGCTCATCAATTGGCTTGAGGAAAAGATCAACCGGAAGACCTCTGGTTGGACCTTCAACATCAACTTTGCTCTCTCCTGCAACGCCCTCTTCTTGGCTTTGTGAAATTTCATTAAATGGAATCTCTTTTGCCTCCAAGAAATGCTCAAGCTGCGTTCGAAGCACTGAAGTGCCGTAGTGAATGACATCGCGAGGATCAGCAGCACCATTAGTAAAAACTTTAAATGTTAGCTTATCATAATCAATTTCTTGACCAACACGTGTTTTTTCAATGCGATATTCAACACGTTTAACCGGTGAAAACATCGCATCCATGTAGATACGTCCATCAGGTTGAAGAGACTTGCCATGCGGCCACTGAGCAGCAACATATCCACGCCCCATCTCAACTGAAAACTCAATTTCAAGATCACCATCAACCGCCAAATGAGCGATCACATGATCTTTATTAATAAGTTCAAGATGATCATCTGCTGTAATATCTGACACACGAGCAACACCCTCACCCTTAAGGTTGAGGTGCATTTTGCCGGGGAGCCCGGTTGAATTTTTAATAACGATTTCTTTGATGTTCAGCAATACTTGCAGCGTGTCTTCGATAACACCCTTGATGGTTGAAAATTCGTTGTTTACACCTTTAATAATAACAGATGTTACAGATGCACCTTCAATCGAAGACAAAATAACCCGTCGTAATGCGTTACCAAGAGTGATCCCATAGCCTGGTTCAAGTGGCCCAACGATCAACTCTCCTTCAGTATCAGACGATACCTTCTTATCCCAACTTAACTTCGGAAGTATCAACGGCTTATAATTCATCTTCTGCATCCATCATTAAAAACAACAATCATTACCATGTACCACACGAATATGAGCATATAACATTCATATTCATCATGCTGTTATTTCGAGTATAACTCAACAATCAAGTGCTCTTCAATCGGAGCTGTCACATCAGCACGAACAGGCAAACGCAAAAGAATACCCTTACGGTCTTTCTTTTGAAGTTCTAACCATTCAGGAACTTTAATACCTGTGCTTAAACGCTTATCAATAACGTTTTCGATGAAACTTGAGTTACTCATTGTTCCTTGTGTAAAGGAAACAACATCGTTAACATTCAATATATATGAAGGTGATGCAACACGCTTTCCATTAACTGAAATATGTCCATGTACAATCATTTGACGAGCTTGTACGCGAGAAATTGCCATCTTCAAACGAAATATAACGTTATCAAGACGACGCTCAAGTAGAGCAAGCAAGTTTTCACCTGTAACACCACGTTGTTTTGTTGCAACATCAAAAAAACGATGGAATTGTTTTTCAAGCACTCCATACATCAGTTTAACTTTTTGCTTCTCTTGCAACTGTTTTCCATACTCAGAAGTTTTTTTTGATCCTGGTTTTTTAGGATGCTGGCCGGGTGTTCCGGTTCTTTTTTCTAATGTGCATTTTGCAGACCGACACTTAGCACCTTTAAGGTAAAGCTTTTCACCGGCTTGTCTGCATTTGCTGCACGCTGCATTCATTGACATAGGTCCCTTTAATATCTTTCTTCAATGCGAACAAACATTCACGTTTCCAAATAACTTAGACTCTTCGTTTCTTTGGTGCACGGCATCCATTGTGAGGCAATGGTGTAACGTCACGCAACGTCGTTACATTAAGCCCTGAAGACTGTAACGCGCGAACTACAGAATCTCGTCCTGACCCAGGACCTTGCATGTTAACTTCAATAAGTTTTACACCCAACCCCACCAATTCTTTAGCCAAGCGGCTAGCAATTTGCGTTGCTGCAAATGGGGTACCTTTTCTGGCACCTTTAAAACCATGTTGTCCAGCACTTCCACGCATAAGAACGTCACCATCAGTTGTTGTAATAGCCACAAGCGTGTTATTAAACGAAGACTTAACATGAGCAATAACGGTGCTCACGTCGCGATGGTTCTTCTTTTTACTTTTCTTATATGCCATAGTTACCCTTGTTCAACTCAATCTTTTATTTTTTTGAAACCAGTTTCTTATTCGGAACAACACTACCCGACTTACGTGGTCCCTTGCGTGTTCGCGCATTTGTTTTAGTACGCTGACCACGGCATGGAAGCGACTTTTTATGGCGCAGGCCCCGATAAGAACCGATTTCCTGTAACCGCTTAATATTCAGGGTAACTTCTTTACGCAATTCGCCTTCAATTTTTAGGCTTTGCGTAATATACCTTTGAATTGCAGCAACATCTTCATGCGACAAATCTTTTACACGCGTGTCCGGACTTACTTTGGTGTGCACAAGAATTTCTCGAGCACGATTTAGACCAATACCATACAAATAGGTTAAACCTATCTCAACACGCTTTTCATTTGGAAGGTGAACGCCTTCAATACGAGCCATTAAAAACCTCTCTACGATAGATTTGCAAATAGTTCAAACTTGTTATGCAGTGACATGTAGCTACTATTTAGCCTTGTCGTTGCTTATGCTTAGGACTCTTCTTACAAATAACCCTAATAACACCCTCACGTTTGATAATCTTACAATCACCACAAATTTTTTTAACTGATGTTCTTACTTTCATGATCATTCCTACAACAACAGATTAAGTACTTTAAATCACCATTTACATCTTGTGTCGCGAAATAATTCGCCCTTTTGTCAAATCATAAGGAGACAACTCAACAGTTACCTTATCACCTGGCAAAAGCTTTATATAATGCATTCGCATCTTTCCCGATACGTGAGCAAGGACTACATGGGCACTGTCGATAAGTTTTACCTGAAACATTGCGTTTGGTAATGCTTTTTCGACAATTCCTTCCATGACAATAACGTCGCCCTTCTTTTTCATAGCTCCCTTTTCATAAATCTATATTCCTTATGGCCTTGTTAAAATTTGGGCACCATTTCGTGTTATAAGTATCGTATCCTCAACATGCGCAGCAAGCCCGCCGTCAACTGTTTTAGCTGTCCAACCATCATCCATAATTCTAACTGCTGGACTATGTTGAGTAATCATGGGCTCAATAGCAAGCGTCATGCCTTCCAACAAAACTGGTCCTGTGCCAAATCTTCCATAATTTGGAACATCAGGTGCTTCATGTAGGTTTTTCCCTATGCCATGGCCTGCAAAACTCTTTACAATTCCAAAGCCATCTTTTTCGACTTCTTGCTGTATTGTTGCAGAAATATCATGTAATTTTCTTCCTGCAACTGCTTGCGCTATGCCTGCATCTAAAGCTCTCTGAGCAGTAATAGCAAGTTGTTTAACTACCGGTGAAACTTCACCAATGAAAAAAGACCGAGCCATATCTGCACAATAGTCTTTAAAAGAGCCTACGATATCTATTTTAACAAAATCTCCAGATTTTAAAATATCTTCTTTGCAAGGAACACCATGAACAATCACATCATTAATTGATATACAAGTAGCATGCTGATAACCTGCATATCCCTTACACTCAGGCTTAAGCCCAACTCGCTTCATTTCAGCTTCCATAAGGGCATCAAGCTCAAGAGTACTTACTCCTTCAATAACGAATGGGGTAATGTAGGTAACTACTTCGGCTAAAAGAGCTCCAGCAGCTCGCATACGATCAATTGCTATCTTATTTTTTATCAAAATTTTGCTTGTCATACCGTTTTATCTTTAAAGAATTGCCTAAAAACGCTTAAATTCTCTTATGATGCAGCTTCACCAAAACTCTTCTGGCAATCCTTATTCATACAAAAAGTGATAGCCTAGCTGCTATTCACATTTGTATAGACTCATTTCAAATTCAATTACTCTGAATTAGAACAAATTGATCTTGTTTTAAAAACAAATGTCTTCTTCAGATCTTAAAGGGCCTCAAGAAGAAAAATATAATCTTCTTCTTGGGGCCCAAATTTTTACTTTCACACTTTTATCGGCTTGTGCGTCCCTTCAATCGACCACTTGCCAAAAACTTTTCATACCCGCGTTCAATGAGGTGTGATTCTATTTGTGATGACATATCAAGTGCAACACCAATAACAATCAACAACCCTGTACCACTAAACATAACGGGAAATGAAAAAAAGTTTTTTATCATGCTTGGCAATATCGTCAACGTCGCAAGATACACTGCGCCTGGAAAGCCAACACGCGTCAAAAGATAGTCAAAGAACTCTGCTGTTTTACGCCCTGGACGAATCCCAGGAATAAAGCCACCAGATTTTCTAATATTATCCGCTAATTCAGCTGGATTAAAAATAATTGCGGTATAGAAAAACGCAAAGAAAATAATCAAGCCAGATTGAACAACGTTATAAAAAAGCTTTTCTTGATAAAACCAATCCATTAACAAGCGATTCAAGGCTGGCCAATATGCTGCAAGAAATCCTGCAATAGTCATTGGCATACCCATCAAAGCTTGTGCAAAAATAACCGGCACAACACCTGCAGGATTAAGTTTTAACGGAATAAAAGCTGTTTGACCTCCAAAGACTTTACGC is a window encoding:
- the rpmJ gene encoding 50S ribosomal protein L36, which produces MKVRTSVKKICGDCKIIKREGVIRVICKKSPKHKQRQG
- the rpsD gene encoding 30S ribosomal protein S4, which translates into the protein MSMNAACSKCRQAGEKLYLKGAKCRSAKCTLEKRTGTPGQHPKKPGSKKTSEYGKQLQEKQKVKLMYGVLEKQFHRFFDVATKQRGVTGENLLALLERRLDNVIFRLKMAISRVQARQMIVHGHISVNGKRVASPSYILNVNDVVSFTQGTMSNSSFIENVIDKRLSTGIKVPEWLELQKKDRKGILLRLPVRADVTAPIEEHLIVELYSK
- the rpsK gene encoding 30S ribosomal protein S11, producing the protein MAYKKSKKKNHRDVSTVIAHVKSSFNNTLVAITTTDGDVLMRGSAGQHGFKGARKGTPFAATQIASRLAKELVGLGVKLIEVNMQGPGSGRDSVVRALQSSGLNVTTLRDVTPLPHNGCRAPKKRRV
- the rpsM gene encoding 30S ribosomal protein S13, with product MARIEGVHLPNEKRVEIGLTYLYGIGLNRAREILVHTKVSPDTRVKDLSHEDVAAIQRYITQSLKIEGELRKEVTLNIKRLQEIGSYRGLRHKKSLPCRGQRTKTNARTRKGPRKSGSVVPNKKLVSKK
- the infA gene encoding translation initiation factor IF-1; translated protein: MKKKGDVIVMEGIVEKALPNAMFQVKLIDSAHVVLAHVSGKMRMHYIKLLPGDKVTVELSPYDLTKGRIISRHKM
- the rplQ gene encoding 50S ribosomal protein L17 — encoded protein: MMHQNGRKKLNLKSAHRKALLRNQVIHLINYGSLQTTKPRVKEVQKIVEKIVTISRKGYDFNTIRRVKSMLPYSSTAVVKMIKEIAPRYIDRPGGYTRVIPLGRRESDTAPIARLEWV
- the map gene encoding type I methionyl aminopeptidase, which codes for MTSKILIKNKIAIDRMRAAGALLAEVVTYITPFVIEGVSTLELDALMEAEMKRVGLKPECKGYAGYQHATCISINDVIVHGVPCKEDILKSGDFVKIDIVGSFKDYCADMARSFFIGEVSPVVKQLAITAQRALDAGIAQAVAGRKLHDISATIQQEVEKDGFGIVKSFAGHGIGKNLHEAPDVPNYGRFGTGPVLLEGMTLAIEPMITQHSPAVRIMDDGWTAKTVDGGLAAHVEDTILITRNGAQILTRP
- a CDS encoding DNA-directed RNA polymerase subunit alpha encodes the protein MNYKPLILPKLSWDKKVSSDTEGELIVGPLEPGYGITLGNALRRVILSSIEGASVTSVIIKGVNNEFSTIKGVIEDTLQVLLNIKEIVIKNSTGLPGKMHLNLKGEGVARVSDITADDHLELINKDHVIAHLAVDGDLEIEFSVEMGRGYVAAQWPHGKSLQPDGRIYMDAMFSPVKRVEYRIEKTRVGQEIDYDKLTFKVFTNGAADPRDVIHYGTSVLRTQLEHFLEAKEIPFNEISQSQEEGVAGESKVDVEGPTRGLPVDLFLKPIDELEFSVRAHNCLIGAGIKRVIDLVNLTDEDVLKIKNFGRKSLREVKEILSAFGLHLGMNVKELDLKKAIKEQEGGAK
- a CDS encoding L-lactate dehydrogenase, whose amino-acid sequence is MQCKSPCRPSTKVAIIGAGFVGSTTAYALMLDGVASEIALIDINKNKVEGEALDLAHCMQFTQQTTITASDSFELVKDAAVIVISAGMAQAPHQTRTDLLEANTKLFKKIIPEIVRYNDQAILLVVTNPLDVLTYVTWKLSGLSPCQVFGTGTVLDTARLRYLMGQYFSISPKDITASILGEHGDSEFVWWSRAQIAGVQLDQLPGYSLESLTNLYEKTKSAAYEIISKKGSTSYAIALVVCKIVKAILRDQSRAFTVSTYLDHYAGVQDVFLSVPTIVRRGGICQRLEIDLDEQEQKFFKASAYKVKSEIDAAMALIQ